The nucleotide sequence AGTCGCTCGGATGCAGCTCAGTTAAAACCATGCGGTCCTGCTGGCGGAGCTGAGCTCTTGCCACTCTTGGTGAGCCGGGGTAGTAGCGCAGTTCCTTATCCTGATTCAGGGCTGTGATAGCAGAAAGATAGCTTTCCAGTTCAGAAGGAATAGCACCGCTTTGCCAGAGTCTGGCAATACCCTGCTTGTATTCACCGGTTTTTTCTGACCATTCGTGGGTGAGATCGTATCTGCCCACACCAGAATGTGTATCATGGTAAACAAATGGTTTTTCTTTTTGTTTCAGGGCGTCCAGTATCAGGCTCTGTACTATATGTTTTACCACGTCAGCATGGTTGCCGGCATGAAAACTGTGTCTGTAACTTAACAATGTATACTCTATTAATCAGATTTTTGAATCTTTTGATTATACGCCACTATTGAAAATTCTATAAGCGACCTACATTTACATATAAAGCTTTTTAAAAGGAATGATTTATGTCCAACCCGCTTCTTACCTTTACAGATTTACCTCCCTTTTCTCAGATTAAACCTGAGCATGTAAAGCCTGCTGTTGAGCAGTGTATTGCTGACTGCCGCCTGAAGGTGGAGGAGGTACTGCAGGATAATACTAAGCCGAGCTGGGACAATATCTGTGCGCCACTGACGGAAGTGGATGACAGATTAAGCCGTGTCTGGTCTCCGGTTAGTCATATGAACTCTGTGGTGAATAGCCAGGAACTGCGTGAAGCATATGAAAGTTGCCTGCCGTTGCTGTCTGAATACGGTACCTGGGTTGGTCAGCATAAAGGCTTGTATGAGGCTTATAAGCACATTAAAGAGAGCGAAGCCTTTGCGGCCTTGAATCAGGCTCAGCAGAAGACGATTACCGATGCGCTGCGTGATTTTGAGCTTTCTGGTATTGGCCTGCCTGCCGATGAGCAGCACAGATACGGTGAAATCAGTAAGCGTATGTCTGAGCTGGGTTCTAAGTTCTCCAACAATGTGCTGGATGCCACTATGGGCTGGACCAAGCATGTGACTGATGAGGCCATGCTTAAGGGTATGCCTGAATCTGCAATGGCTGCTGCTAAAGCCGCCGCTGAAGCAAAAGAGCTGGAAGGCTGGCTGCTGACTCTGGATATTCCGTCCTATCTTCCTGTGCTGACTTACTGTGATAATCAGGAACTGCGTCGTGAGATGTATGAAGCTTATGTGACCCGCGCTTCTGATCGTGGCCCGAATGCCGGTAAGTGGGACAACAGCGAAATCATGGTTGAGCAGATGAAACTGCGTCATGAGATTGCCCGTATGCTTGGCTTTAACACTTACAGCGAAAAATCTCTGGCAACCAAGATGGCAGAAACGCCGGAGCAGGTGCTTGGTTTCCTGAATGATCTGGCGGTTAAAGCAAAACCTCAGGGTGAGCGTGAGGTGGAAGAGCTGAGACAGTTTGCAGAAAAAGAGTTTGGTGTAATCGCGCTGAATCTTTGGGATATCGCTTACTACAGCGAGAAGCAGAAACAGCACCTGTTCCAGATTTCAGATGAGCAGCTGCGTCCTTATTTCCCTGAGTCTAAGGCTGTGGGCGGGTTGTTTGAAGTGCTGGGCCGCGTGTTTGGCATGAAAGTGGTTGAGAAAGAAGGTGTTGATACCTGGCATGAGTCAGTGCGCTTCTTCGATATTTTTGATGCAGAAGGCACACTGCGCGGAAGTTTCTATCTGGACCTGTACGCGCGTGAACATAAGCGTGGCGGTGCCTGGATGGATGAGTGCCGTGTTCGCCGCACAACAGACAAGGGTGAGCTGATTACCCCGGTTGCTTATCTGACCTGTAACTTCAACAGACCGGTTGGTGATAAGCCGGCACTCTTTACTCATGATGAAGTGGTCACCCTGTTCCACGAGTTTGGCCATGGTATCCACCATATGCTGACTCAGGTCGATGTGGCGGCGGTATCCGGCATTAACGGTGTACCTTGGGATGCGGTTGAACTGCCAAGTCAGTTTCTGGAAAACTGGTGCTGGGAAGAAGAGGCGCTGAAGTTTATCTCAGGCCATTATGAAACGGGCGAGTCTCTGCCAAAAGAGATGCTGGAAAAAATGCTGGCAGCGAAAAACTTCCAGTCAGCCATGTTTATTCTGCGCCAGCTGGAGTTCGGCCTGTTCGACTTTACGCTGCACACTGAATATGACCCGGAAGTAGGCGCGAAGATCCTGGAAACACTGGCAGAGGTGAAGAAAAAAGTCGCGGTACTGCCAAGTCTTGAATGGAACCGTTTCTCGCACTCCTTCAGCCATATCTTCGCCGGTGGCTACAGCGCCGGTTACTACAGCTACCTGTGGGCCGAAGTGCTTTCAGCAGATGCTTTCTCCCGCTTTGAAGAAGAAGGTATCTTCAACACCGAAACCGGCAAAAGCTTCCTGAACAACATCCTGGAAATGGGTGGCAGCGAAGAGCCGATGGAATTGTTTAAGCGTTTCCGGGGCAGAGAGCCGGAGATTGATGCCTTGTTGAGGCATTCGGGGATTAAAGCTTAGTTAAGGCCCTGGGCCCTAGGTTAATGGGCCCTGGGAGTGTTGAACTATTTGCTGTCCGAGGGCCCAGGGCCTAATAACCCAGGGCCTTTATTTACGGATTCACATTCCTATTAATCGGATTCTGCAACGAAATCAGCGTCTCCGTCGACTGAACCTCATCAATCGCCTGCAGCTTATCAATCAGCACATACTGCAGTTCTTCAATGGATTTACACATAAGCTTGACGAAAATATTGTAAGCGCCTGTGGTGTAGTAGGCTTCAACCACCTCATCCAGTGCATTCAGTTTTTCCAGGGCGGAATGGTAATCCCTTGCGGCGTTAAGGTTGATACCGATAAAGCAGCAGACATCGTAACCAAGCTTTTTCGGGTTAACGATAACTTCTGTTCCTTCAATGATTTCCGCCGCTTTCATCTTTTCAATACGGACGTGAATCGTGGCCGGGCTGACATCAAATTGCTTTGCCATTTCAGCGTAAGGTCTGCGTGCATCCTCCAGAAGCGTTTTTAAAATCGCTCTGTCGAGATCATCTAAACGTACGGATGTATCCATTTATTAGCCTGCCATTCTCAAACATATTGAATCCCAAGAGTATATTTTAATGATAAGAGTGATACTATACTCTGCTCATTAATTCAGCGAGATAGATCCAGTGCGCAGATTTTTCATCTTCATTCTTGTTCTTTTCAGTTGCCTGCTGCAGGCAAAAGAGAAAGATGTGCTGGTTATGCATTCCTATCATCAGGGCTATTACTGGACGGATGGATTTCAGGAAGGATTAGAAAGGGTCCTGAAGCGGCATGATATCTCTCACCGTGTCGTTTATCTGGATACCAAACAGCATCAGAGCCCGGAATATCTCGAGCAACTTTACTCCCTCTATAAAGTCAAACTGGAGCGCGAATCATTTGCAGCCATTGTCGCCAGTGACAATAACGCGCTTAACCTGCTGGAGCGGCTAGCTCCTCAACTGGGTAATACTCCGGTCATCTTCAGTGGCATTAATGGTTATCACCCGGAAATGCATGCCAGCCTGAATGCGACAGGGGTGAGTTCCAGGATAGAGATAAAATCAAATATTGAGCTGATTAAACGTCTGCAGCCGGATGTGCAGAAAATTTTTGTAATCACCGAAGATACTGTGACCGGCGAAGCGATAAGAAGCACTTTCAATCAGTACCTTAACCAGAGTTCATTAGATAAGGGCCTGGTAAAACACTTTATTCCGGGTTCATATGAACAGCTGAAAGAGTTTGTCTCTGCCACTCCTGAACATTCTGCTATTATTTTCTGGGGGTACGACAGCCAAAAGAACGTTACTGATACCAGTGAAGAAATCGTTCGTGCGGCCAATAACCCTGTTTATATTTTGCACGAAAGGCGCTTTGGTGGCGGTGTCGTGGGTGGCTACATCAATAGCGGGGTTGCTCAGGGCAAATCAGCAGGTCAGTTGTTGGTTGAAGTTTTGCATAACCCCGGCTCAGCGTTACCTGAGATTCGAAATACCGTTCCCGAGCTAAAAATCAGCAGTAAAGCCGTTAAAATGTGGAACCTGCGGATTAACCGGGGCGATAGTGTTGTTGATGATACCGGCTCGTTAAAAGAGAGTTTTGCCGATAAGATTCAGTATATATTTATAGCCCTGCTCGCTCTTATCATTATTATTCTGGCATTGCTTTATTACCTGCAGCGATTAAAGCTGAGCGAGCAGAGAGCCCGGCAGAGTCAGTCCCTGCTTGAGTCTATTTTTGATAACAGCCACCAGTATATCTGTATTCTGGATCAGCACGGGCGTCTGGTATCCAGCAATAATAAATTCCATGAACTGCTGGTTGGTCACGGTATGAATCTGGACAGACCTATCTGGCAGCACAAAAACTGGGAGCAGGCCTGTGGCAGCCTGATGAGCGACTACTTTGCTACAACAGCTCCGCAGGACTCCATCCGCTTTGAAACAGAGATTTTTGACCTGAAGGCAGGCAGCAGGCTGCTTGATATTATTATTAACCCGTTGCCGGCTTCAACGAATCAGGAACTTCAGTACCTGATGGAGGGCAGTGATATCACGGCGGAAAAACTGGCAGAGCAGAAGCTGGTTGAGCGTGAGTCCAATATGCGAGCTTACTATGAACAGCAGCCGGTTATGATGATGACCCTGGATGAAACCAACCGTATTCAGGCGGCAAACCGCTTTACCGAAGAGCTGCTGGGTTACCGGGATATGGATATTCTTGGTCATTATCTGAGTCATTTTTATCTCGATGAGAAGTCCGCTCCGGCAAGGCAGATGCTGCTGAATCCAAAGCAGGCGATGAAAGATGTCTGGCGCCGGGAAATACGCTACCGGCATAAGGATGGCTCTACCTTATGGATTCGGGAGAATATACGTCCTCTTGAAGCGACAGGGCAATTGCTGATTGTGGGGGAAGATATTACAGAGATACACAGCCTGCATGAGCAACTGGAATATCAGGCCCGCTACGACATCCTTACCGAAGCATTTAACCGCAACCACTTTGAAGTTGAGCTGGAAGCGTCTCTGAATGAAGTCAGGGATCAGCTGCGCACTCACGCCATGCTCTATATCGATCTTGACCAGCTAAAAGTACTGAATGATACCGCAGGTCATGAGGCGGGTGACTCGGCAATTAAATTTGCCGCGAC is from Vibrio sp. JC009 and encodes:
- the prlC gene encoding oligopeptidase A, encoding MSNPLLTFTDLPPFSQIKPEHVKPAVEQCIADCRLKVEEVLQDNTKPSWDNICAPLTEVDDRLSRVWSPVSHMNSVVNSQELREAYESCLPLLSEYGTWVGQHKGLYEAYKHIKESEAFAALNQAQQKTITDALRDFELSGIGLPADEQHRYGEISKRMSELGSKFSNNVLDATMGWTKHVTDEAMLKGMPESAMAAAKAAAEAKELEGWLLTLDIPSYLPVLTYCDNQELRREMYEAYVTRASDRGPNAGKWDNSEIMVEQMKLRHEIARMLGFNTYSEKSLATKMAETPEQVLGFLNDLAVKAKPQGEREVEELRQFAEKEFGVIALNLWDIAYYSEKQKQHLFQISDEQLRPYFPESKAVGGLFEVLGRVFGMKVVEKEGVDTWHESVRFFDIFDAEGTLRGSFYLDLYAREHKRGGAWMDECRVRRTTDKGELITPVAYLTCNFNRPVGDKPALFTHDEVVTLFHEFGHGIHHMLTQVDVAAVSGINGVPWDAVELPSQFLENWCWEEEALKFISGHYETGESLPKEMLEKMLAAKNFQSAMFILRQLEFGLFDFTLHTEYDPEVGAKILETLAEVKKKVAVLPSLEWNRFSHSFSHIFAGGYSAGYYSYLWAEVLSADAFSRFEEEGIFNTETGKSFLNNILEMGGSEEPMELFKRFRGREPEIDALLRHSGIKA
- the asnC gene encoding transcriptional regulator AsnC translates to MDTSVRLDDLDRAILKTLLEDARRPYAEMAKQFDVSPATIHVRIEKMKAAEIIEGTEVIVNPKKLGYDVCCFIGINLNAARDYHSALEKLNALDEVVEAYYTTGAYNIFVKLMCKSIEELQYVLIDKLQAIDEVQSTETLISLQNPINRNVNP
- a CDS encoding ABC transporter substrate binding protein, which gives rise to MRRFFIFILVLFSCLLQAKEKDVLVMHSYHQGYYWTDGFQEGLERVLKRHDISHRVVYLDTKQHQSPEYLEQLYSLYKVKLERESFAAIVASDNNALNLLERLAPQLGNTPVIFSGINGYHPEMHASLNATGVSSRIEIKSNIELIKRLQPDVQKIFVITEDTVTGEAIRSTFNQYLNQSSLDKGLVKHFIPGSYEQLKEFVSATPEHSAIIFWGYDSQKNVTDTSEEIVRAANNPVYILHERRFGGGVVGGYINSGVAQGKSAGQLLVEVLHNPGSALPEIRNTVPELKISSKAVKMWNLRINRGDSVVDDTGSLKESFADKIQYIFIALLALIIIILALLYYLQRLKLSEQRARQSQSLLESIFDNSHQYICILDQHGRLVSSNNKFHELLVGHGMNLDRPIWQHKNWEQACGSLMSDYFATTAPQDSIRFETEIFDLKAGSRLLDIIINPLPASTNQELQYLMEGSDITAEKLAEQKLVERESNMRAYYEQQPVMMMTLDETNRIQAANRFTEELLGYRDMDILGHYLSHFYLDEKSAPARQMLLNPKQAMKDVWRREIRYRHKDGSTLWIRENIRPLEATGQLLIVGEDITEIHSLHEQLEYQARYDILTEAFNRNHFEVELEASLNEVRDQLRTHAMLYIDLDQLKVLNDTAGHEAGDSAIKFAATIIEQILPYKSVLARMGGDEFAVLLRDCTELDAKKIAKSIILSLGSNPFKWNDIVLNITCSIGIRLIDHTASSTQMIHAQADTACHAAKEEGRNRFHLYHVDDEDLRRRQQEMESVNLVHDALAKDRVELFAQRILSLTETDADADIFFEILVRIRDVEGEYISPGIFMPASEKYNVAHLIDKSVVTKTLAWFEHNPAVLERLGGCAINLSGQSMGNSEFIGFLIDAIEHSLVPAEKLSIEITETAAMGNVDSAVELFTRLKQLGCRISLDDFGSGLSSFGYLKKLPVDTVKIDGLFVRDMHNNETDLIMVRSINELAKQMGKKTVAEFVENTEILELLTEMGVDYAQGYVIARPKPLPELIGELLPELS